Below is a genomic region from Lampris incognitus isolate fLamInc1 chromosome 2, fLamInc1.hap2, whole genome shotgun sequence.
TGGCTGAGCCAGGTTTCACACATCTAAACAGGATATGGATTAATAAACAGGGATACAGATCCTTCCTCATGAAGGCAATTTACATTTTTGAAAAATATGCCAAAATCCAAAATGATGGAGAAAATGAGGTATAAGTAGACAAAGCATTATAGGATAATTCAGATTTAGTCATCTTTAGCCTTCTCACTGCTGGCCCATGCTGACGTCATCTTAAACTCACTTTATCGCTCATAGATCTAAATACTACCGAAGCTTGGGAGACACCTCGTGAATAATGTAGAAGAGACATTAGTGGGGTCAAACTCAAAAAGTGTATGCGCCATCATACAGGCTAAATCAAATGTGCCACGTAAAGAAGATGCCCAGGCTAAAACTCTGCCAGGCTGGTTTATTTCGCTGCTCTAATTTTTGCCATTAACTCAGATCAATACATGTTTCATCCTAATTTACATAGTGAAGTTATATTCACCAGCCTTAGAAGTGTTACACCCTCAAAATCAAGAGGACAACCATCATAACGATCAAAGTTAACCCATCATATTTCTCTTAATCCCAGGCAAATCATTTATGAAATGAGAATAGACAGGGTCTTTGAGGCTTTACAAATAGTAGTACATCTTTATTAATATATTTTCATAAAACAATTTAAGACCGTATCAAAAACTCAGTAAAAACATTAGATTTTTAACCATTTTTTTCTAATGGTAATATCAGATATGAAACGTACATTATTCACGTacattattgtattttttttttttaccttccccATCATATTCTTAACATGATGCATTATTTTGAGTGATGGGCAAGTAAACTTTCTGGAACTCCCACAATCTATAAAGTCTTTTTTTTCCAACGATTGTGTGATCATAAATTGAGAcggacaataaaataaaataaaataatggaaCAAACTGACGCTGATTTGTCCTCCTCCTGCTTCCCCGACTAGCTACTGATAAAACACTAATGTAATGGAGTTCTTCACTGGAGTTCACAGGCACTCCATTATGTACATACTCCTTCCTCCATGCCTCATCTTCACTGATAACAGCACACTAAACATACAGTGCAGCAGCTAGAGGCAGAGCAGTGGAAATACATTACTGTGCCGTCTCACTCCCCGACCCCCCTGCCCCACCAAACCGAAAGCATACGAGACAGCGAATCCAATGCATTGTTCGTATGACAAATTCTCACCCTGCTGTGAAACAGGAGCACACCCTCAACCTCCTTTGCAATGGTAGGAACCCCGTGTTTGTCCCGACTGCAGACACCGCCTTCCAACAGCAAGTCATCTCATCCCATAGGCAGGATCAGTGGCAGATACAAAAAAATATACGTCATTATTTGATTTTGTAACTTAATTAGGCTTCATCTATGACAGGCATGATCAGTGTGGTGTCCGTTTTCATCAAGTAACAAGAGGAAATCTTGGTCATGTCACGTGTTAaagtaaaacaaaagaaaagcgCCCCTTACTGGACTACCGGTTACAATGTTCATTTCAGCAAGACACCAAGTGCAAGGTTTAGCAAGAATTTGCATATGCACAAGGTTTGCACAAGTCATTGTCAAGAGGGAGCAAAGCATAGGGGAGAACAAGGAAAGATCAAAGACTCGGAAACAAAAATTTGCTTGTGTGTAAATAAAAGAGTTCCATGCTTTAAGTTTGGTTTTCGTATTTTGTTCCTCTCAAGAAATAACAGGTGCAAACTCTTAGTAAACCTGGCCCAAAGACAGATAAAAGTGATGCTGAACTCGTACAAAGATTAACATTGTGAGGGAGAGCCTCGAGTCTGTTGTCATGGTGACATCTTCTCCAAGGCCCTACAGGCTGCAGTCTTTCCTGCTTCTTTATCATTTTCTATACAATAGAAACAGTACATCAAAGATAAAACTGACTCTTCTtggcgaaaaaaaaaaaattaaaaaaaaagattatgcaAGAAGTTGAGAGCAGAACCAAAGGACGACAGAAGAAGAACGAGTGCTAAAATTACAAACTGTTTACCATCCAGTTGTCCAGTCCCACAAGTAACGTACAACAGAGTATCTTATCCATGATGGCCATGTAGTGTGTATGGTTGCCTGCTCTTCTACAAAGTCAAAGCCACGTGTGAAATTACTTCtgtaatagtttttttttaatacaaacaGGTATCCCTACGGTGCTCCTGTGCCCAAAACTGAAAGCCCAGTGAGCGTTAGGGAGGCACATAGGGAGGTGGTGACCTGTATGCGGTCATGTTCTTGGGGCGAGAGCCTTTGCCCTCTATGGGGACAGTGAATGGTGGTGGGGGCTGGTAGGGAGGGGCATTAGGATCTTCATCTTGATAGATGGAGTACTCCTCCAGCAAATCCTGGTTGAGCAGTGTACTGTGGGGGCCAGCCATGTTCGGGTACTCTGGAGGAGGCAATGGGGGCTTTTCCTCCTGAAGGATGAGAGGAATGCTTGAGGATGGGGGGGACTTGGAGTCATCAAGCTCATCTGCAAAGATAATGGGGACACCTTTTTTGATGAAAGTGGCCTGCTCCTCAATGGTCATCTTCCCCCTACGTTTCTTGCGGTAGCAGACCATGGCTATAACCCCTGCTATAAGCAAAAGGGCAGCCACCACCACAGCTGGGATAACTGTGTGCAAGTAAACATCATCACTACTCCTACGACCTGTACCTGGGGAGGGTGTGGCTGTAGGAGGAACAGGCAGGGACACTTCACCTGGTGGCACAAATGAGTAGCTTTGACATTTGTTGGTACCACGAATGGAGATGTTTATGGGTTTGAACTCAGGTTCCATGGCTTTGATGAAGGAAAGTTTAGGCTTGCCCTGAGGCTCAGATATTCTGTTGCTGAGAATGGTGATTTGGTCCTTCGGACAAGGACTCTGCTGGAGACTATTATTGGTCCACTCCACCACGATGGAACCCTTTGTAATGCTTCTTAGGGTCACTGTGCTGCTGTTACGATCACCAAGGGCATAGGCCAGCTTTCTTGTCAAAAGAATCTTCTTATGGACATCATTGGTCAGGGTTTTAGGATCACCTTGGAAACGGGCAGCAAAAACAACAGAGGGCTTGTCATTAGTTGACCAACGGTTGACTCTAACCTCAAATGCATCCATGATACTTCTACCACCCTTATCAGTGGCCAGCATGAAGTACTCATGTTTGCCCTCATGCTGCTCATCTGGAAGGCCATATAGGAGCTGGATTGTGCTGTTGAACTGGATCCATGAAGTTTCATTTACTGCTTCTTTGGGAGTCTTCTTCAAAGTCAGACGCAACTTATCAGTGGTGCCATCTTCTCTGTCAAAGAATGTATCAGGAGGAATTTTAACCTCAAAATAGGAGCCAACCCATGCAATCACCTCATCAATGGGATTGTGGATCTCTGGGGCTTGATTTGAGTCTGGAGCCAGAGACAGAGGAGTGGTGCGCCTGGGTGGCTTAGCTGTTGTGGTCTTAGGTTCCCGAGGGGCAGGAGTGGAGGTTTTGGGTTTCTTAGGTTTCTTGGTGGCAGAGGTCTTGGGCCTTTTAGTGGTATTTGGTGGTGTTGGCAAAGCAGTGGCCTCCACAAATGTAGGCCTGGTCATGGTGGGCTGAATAGGGATAGTGCTTGTGGTTCCGAGTACTCTAGTGGGTTGTGGAGGCCCCAAAACTGGCGTGTGCGCTATCTGATCTCTGACCCTTATTGTTGGCTTCACCGGCAGAGGCAACAGACCACGAACAGGGGGCGCAGAGTTGTCTGTTGCTGGGGCAATAGAGGGAGAGGTAGGAGTGGGAACAACACGTACAGGGGGCTCAGGATGAGTAGCTGGGGGAGGCAGGGAGGGCACTGGAGTGGGAGTATTGTATAAGTGCCTTCTGACCCGTTTCACCCCATGAGGCTTTTTATTGACAATGTGCCAACCAACCACTGGATACCCTAACTTGGCTGACATGGTCCCATCCTTAGCTGGGGATTGGACGCTGCTGATGTCAGGAATATTACTCTGGTCAAGGGCACAGCCAAGTTTCCATGACAAGAGGGCCCCATTCTCCACCACCTTCTTGGCATTCCCAGGTCCAGCCATGAAGGCAGACATGTCAAACAGACGGTTGTTGATAACAGGGACCACCCACATGTGCTCCAGGGGCACATGTGAGAACTTTCTCATTATGCCCAGTAGGTTGACCCTCTGTCCAGCAGCCATCTTTGTCAGGTCAGCATCAAGGATGACAGTGAGGACTGTGACTGACTCCTCAGTGCCACAGGTGAAAGGCTGGAAGCCGCCGATATCAGACTGGAGAGCAAGCAGAGCTGGCTCAGTGTCTGCCCTTTCTTCTGGGTACACCTCAATAGAGAAGACTGTGCTGGGGGCAACTTGGCTGCCAATCTTACCACTTATCTCTTCTCCAGACACAGAGATATGATACACCCCTTTATCCTGCTCCAGAGCCAGGCCTTGGAGAATGCAACCCTCTCTGTCCCAGTGAAGCCAGGGGGGGTAATGTCTTCTTTCCCAGCTCTGTGAGCTGcagaagaaaataaaacaaataatagCACACATAAAATATGAGCTGCAACGATAAGGCCAAACATCAGCAGTAATTTGATGGTCAAAGAATTCTGCTAGTTACACGTTTATACTAAGCCATTTGGAAAACAAGGGACCTGATAAGCTTTCAAATACCTCCAGGTACAAACCACCCAAATGGTTTTCCTCTGAATACCGGCAAAGTTAAACAGTTTATCAAATCGTGTCATATATAAACAGGAAGGAAGCCAGAGTGAGTTCCAATTCACTAGCTACTATCCAAATCATCACCCTTCATTTTGAGTTATTACAAAATGACAGCACCTCATTACGCATCACACTACGGGCCAATAATAATTTTGTCTCATTCATAAGTCTGCCTGAAACAAATTGCACCACAGCTTGCTTCAATGAGCAGTGACATGTTATGAATACTGAAAGCATAAATACTATGTTCTATATTTTTAGAGTGAaggcaaacaaaaagaaaaaatcattAAATCAGTTAACATTCTTTAGAAACTTTGGTCGACACGGTTATTTTAAAGGTGAAAAGAAATTAAAAATCCAGTGGCTGGGTGAAGTTACATAAAGTTAAGCTTATTGCAAGATCTCCAGTGCTGCCTGAGAAGACCGTTTCTTTCATTCCCTTTCCACAAACATACTGAATGACATTTCTGCAAAAAGAGTAAGAAATGGCAATTCTTTGTTAGGTAAAACCTTTCTGGTTGTCTtgaggcatgctcaataatccaggtaaggtaatcacagaaagttgaatcagttcatctggacacaaggtttattgggagaaacgtttcacccttcatctaagtgacctcttcagtctcaaccaaGTTGACAAGTCTTTAATTTATTCAACAATTTTCTCAACAGTATGTTGCTATTGAATGTAGTTCATGCATGTAAGTGTTTTATTAAACAACACACGGCTAATATATTAATTTAAGATGAGTTCATTCAggtgaatacattcattttcctCAATGTTAGAGTAGTGTGAGAATTGAGGTTTCAAAACCTATCCAATAACACCCACTAGGGATAGATATCGTTAAGAGTTTAATGGCACTACTActtttaccatccatccatccattatctaagctgcttatcctactcagggtcgcaggatgctggagcctatcccagcagtcattgggcggcaggtggggagacaccctggacaggccgccagtccatcacagggccgacacattcacacctagggacaatttagtgtggccgattcacctgacctacatgtctttggactgtgggaggaaaccggagcacccggacgaaacccacacagacacggggagaacatgcaaactccacaaagaggatgacccccaaggttggacaaccctgagattcaaacccaggaccttctttgctgtgaggcgaccgtgctaaccactgcaaagtctctctctctctctctctctctctctctctctctctctctctctctctctctctctctctctctctctctctctctctctctctctctctctctctctctctctctctctctctctctctctctctctctctctctctctctctctctctctctctctctctatatatatatatatacacacactcacacacacacatactactttTACCAATACTGCTTATTGATCTGGTACTTTAATGGTACTCTTACAagttctttttgtcttttttttttttaagagaaaaaaacaaaacaaatgaacagAATTAATGTTGCttgattttctcatgtctggacacagcgttgcttttaatcattaacccacgttggtataatttagttaactctgGGTGGGCTCTAAGCTGCTAGCGTACatgacatacctgaggtggatggggcaacgagagatgaacCACGAGCTAGGCAGTTGAAAACTGCATTTCtctgcctgtatttgatgcacttttgtTAGATGTTTTTAAATGTTTCGAAATTTTGGTTGTGTTTCCGCCCTTACATGTCTTACAAAATaattgttgcacttgtggcaacaagcattgtcagcattcgactagtgaagtataaccagacttttgactgtttagttctctctccgccattgtcactaagagaaggctgtgtgtgtgtttgtgtgtgcacgcatgcatgcgcgtgcctgagagagaggcagagttgGCCCCGCCCCTCAGCTCGCACATGCGACAGGCTCCGAGAGAGAGACGTCTCTCTTCTGAGTTGAGAATagtgaaaatgcatcatagacaaaaGTCTTAAATGGTGTTGCAAATTAGAAACAgggttggtgagataaaaggtgcagataatgtttatgtagcctaaataaataggaaatttatTTTTCTCAATTTCTCCAAAACTGATGGCTGAACCGCTAACGtcagagcttatcaatactacagtctttaataatttagcaccggtgcccGTTTAATACCGGGTTCCGGTACCCACCCCTAACACCCGCAGTTGCAACTTGGGGGAAAGACGAGTATTTTCATTTTTCCCTCTTCTGGCCATTTTGTCCTATTTGCACAACTCTAATGGCAAGTGATTAGTCTCAATTTTCTGCTTCAAATATTTAACACTTCTTAACAATACTTACACGGATATTACAACTTCCATTGGCAGGTCTTGTCGGAAGCCTTAGCCGAAACACCTGGCCCACGATTGCTGAAGAGTCTGGTATACCAGTGTGCACCCCCTCGGTAACCGCAGGTGAATCTGAGATCAGTGTAGGCAGCCCCTCACTAACAGTAGACACTGCGGCCTCAAAGTCAGACAGCAGAGAAGACTGCATGGAAGCCTCCAGTTCCACTGACATCATCTCCACCAGGGTCTCCTGCTGCCCCCCTGGCATGGAGCCCTGGGTCAGGGCCACCAGAAGCCCTATTACTAGGGGGATAGTCCTGCCTGGAGAAAGTCTGCTTCCCCCTGCATCGCCACAGCTCAGGTCTCTCTGTTTACAGTGCATAGTGATAGGCCTTTGTGCTTCCCACCAGATGTCCAAGAACAACTGGAAAGGCCACATGCACAGAAGTAAATGTAATAGAAGTGATTCAGTCCGTCCTTCTGTTAGAGGCTGTGCTCGACAATGCAGAATTCACCTTTGCCTTTTCTTTGTTGCCAATCTCTGTTATCCATGAAGAGATCTTTGGCAGGTTGTTAGATCGCCATATCAGAGCTGTAATTAAAAACGGAAGAATGAACAAATGAGAACATGATTTTGCGTTTAGCATGGAAAGCTTTGATGAAAAAGCAAAAATGTTAAGAGAATGCTAATATACTTCAGATTCTGTTTTGTAAAATACttcaaaaaattacaaaaaaagtcAACTCCACAATGAAACACAGGAGtaggtgttttaaaaaaaaaaagaaaaagaaaaaagaaattactGACAACCAGCTACAGCCTATGAGTCAGAAATAGGTTTCAGATAATCAAACATTTACAACACAATAAACATTGGTAAAAGGGACATATTGATCCACCACCAAGCGCCACTTGCCTATAGTGGAGTTTTCAGTATGTTCACTTTCATGAGATGGCATTAAGAGTCAAAGGTCATTTGTTTTGGATGCAAGTTTTAATTAGGTGCCCTTGGGGTGGGAATTAAGAGTCTCCATTGTGCTGACCCAGCCAACCCCAATCCTGTAACACTTAGAAAACAGGTAGGAGGGTTGGCCAATCACCAAGAATCCTAATGTCCTTTATATACAGTGACGGCAGCCTATATAGGACTGATGCTATGACTAACAACTAGAAAACAATGTCGTTTCTCATCCGGGCCTACTTTCATTTTTTGCTTCCTAAGACTGATGAACAGGGGGTAGTAcactaaaatcaaaacaaagtttCGTTTACAGGTTTAGCTTGTAGTATCTAGCCTCCATCAGGGCATAAAAACAAGGTTTTAAGAACTGCTCTTCCTAGAACTCTGTAGAAAAAATGATTttgcctctacctgcttggtcatcataactACATTACTAATGATAATTTCTTGAAATTTTCTTCCCTGTGTGTAAATATGTTATAGAAGCACAAACGGTCATCTGTAAAATAGCCAACTATCACTATTCTGTCAAAAATATTGCGATATTTGATCCTGTCAATATCATCCAGTCTTATGTGAACTGGTTTTGCCTTAAGTATCTTGCCCAAACCTAAAATCTTGCCTAAAGTGGTCATGTGCACAGCAGATGTTGTACATCAAAAAATTTTGATTAGATCCTACAGAATTTTTAAATAGAACCATCTGAATCCAAATCATGTCCCAATATGTCTCTGATTACATCAGGTAGCAGAAGATGGGCAGGAAAGGCAAGCAAAGCTTTATAAGAGATGGGCTAATGAGAGCAATAACAATATAAACTCCTTTATAGCAGTCTACTGTAATTTTACTGTGAATAATGCTTAAATTGTATGGTGTACACCATGCATTACCCAGAGAGTATTCAAACTCATTCTGCTCTTAAACCACTTGATAAgccaattaaaaaaacaaaagtacACAGTGCAGCATAACTGAATTGTATTGCTTATATTCATCTCCAGTCTGGGTCCATCCCCTCAGACTAAGAAAACAATGCAAACAGCAACTTAGAAGAATTATTTCTTTACATATAGACCTAGATGCTCTCCATTTTGCAACACCTGCCAACATCAATTAGCTCCTGTAATGAAACTCAAGaacaccaggggggggggggtcaagacaGTTTCAGTGGCCCTTCAGCAGCCCAGCAACTCCTGTGCACAGATGCTGTGACATAGCCTTTGAGACCAAACACCATCAGTTTGAGAACATCAACTTTAATGCTAAGGCAGCAAAATGCCTAAAGAATGAATTGGCCTCATGGTTGCAACAGCAGCTCTGGAGTGTCAACCCGCCCCCCTTCATCTCAAGTACCCATGTTTCACCCTCGGTCTTAGTGAGCATCTGTCCTGCtgacatttacaaaaaaaaaaaggaggagaaCAAAAAATCCCTATGAGCTTTAGGGGCACACCACATTGTAAATGACCATGTGCCCCGTCCTCCCCCTGGGCAAGGGCAAGTGAAACAAGTACTCCAGTACAAAAACCAATAACAAAAAATCTTTTGAAAGTTTGGATATCAAATTACATACCAACTATAGATTACTCACAGTGTAACATAAATATGAATATCACCTAAATGGGCAAATGGTTATATACCAGTACTCGCAATAAACTGGAATTTGTatcatagaggggggggggggaatcttatGACCAAACCACCAACTGGGTAGGCTAAAATGTTCAATTAAGTCACATCCACAGGGGTCCTTTGTGCTGCACTATCCGGCGCCTAATCTAAAATGCAACACACAGATATCAACTAGCATATTTCAAATTTGAGACACAAAAACAGGATTACTACGGAACAGCTTCAATGCAATATTTCTGTGCCGCATTAGCAAGGTCAGTCTGTAGCAGTAGCCTACTTTCCATACAAGACTAAAACAATGGTTTTCTGTGTGTTTCACTAATATGTTGGCATCTGTATTTGCCACTTAATTTTCTCTTTTACTTCAATCTAAGACAGAAACAAATGCTGAAAGATGCCTTACCTCATTAACCATGTTAAGACATGCTGCAGATCTGAGATCTCAATCTAACAGATATTCAGTGGGCTACATTCTCAAACACTCCCTCCCCCATATAGCCCCCCTCTGACTCAGATGATTCTCAATGGCAACCACTGCACAGTCACATTTTCTAAAGCCGCCTCTTTGAGACACAAGGCCAAGCAAGCATACTGGCAGGGCTGAGCCCTCAATACAATAGGCTTGCTGAAtagcaaagggaaaaaaaaagttgcttgAGTTATCCATCCACATCAATTTGGTGTATTTGAATGTATAACACAAACATGTTAAGATAAAACTAGGTTTAGCCTTAAGGCTTAATTTAATTCAGGCAGAAGACAATACCTCAGGCTGTTGCCACatgaaacaacaaaaaaacccacaaaaacatTTTTGTGCATCATAGCAAACTCTCCTCAATGTGGCCTTGAGTCCATTGAGTATCCACGTTCTCAACGGCTCAATCGGgatcaagtttaaaaaaaatttccTGAACAAATGCGACATTTTAATATGTTGCTATACATTGTTTGTTAATGTGTAGTTAAAATGAATACTGGATCAAATCTAAGTCAATAAATCAAATTTCAGATAAAACAAATCTAAGAACAGCTACGTACATAATGCCTGGACATGAGACCAAAGGTTTCCATTCAAATGTTACTATGTAACATAAAAAGATAGACTTAGTCACGCTGCCTATACTGGTGAAAACTGACCTTGGACTGTTTTGGATAGAACTAAAAACAGGACAAGGTCAAATGATGAACTTACAGTCTTTGATTTGACTTCATAATGGAATAAAAAGAAAACACTAAAACATCTAGAAAGTAATTAAAACATGTCAGCCTTCCTTGATAACCTTGCACAAAGCTTTAAGACAGGGTAATTGTGTCTCAGTGTGATCACGATTTACTACAAATTCTGGCCTAAGCTACATAGCATATGGATACcaatgaaatggggggggggggtctagtcTCCAACATCCCCAGCGTTAGACCAAAAGGTAATGGGAAGGTACTGTTAGTCTTTTATATGACAAGTAGAATGCCCCCCCTCCAAATACACATTCCCTGCATATCTAACTGTGCTACCTCGTAGTTTCCACGACAAACCCTTGTTTTATGAAGGGTAAACAGCTGAAAAATAAATGGGCCCGTTTAGGCCATTTTTCTAAATCTTCACATATTCCCAGCCCATGTCTACGGTAGTGAGGTGGATCACTTCACAGCACGTGGACCCAATGTTACGCGCTTGTAAGCGAAAGACAAAATTTCTACAACCATTAAAATAATTAGGGCTCAAACGCACGGTGGCATTCAGGGGCGAACTGAATTGACGTACCACATCCAGCAGCCTCTCGACAGCGCATGAGCTGAATAACAAACACGTCCACAAGACACGCTTGCCTTGCAAGTGGACGTTTCCCTTGTCTTTCCTAAAACATTGCTCGATTAAAGAAAGGAAACGGGCGGAGTGGACAAATCGAGGCAGCCTGGTTAGGCAGTCTATCCTGGTATCTTGCCCTTACAAGAGCAGCTTGTTCGCAGTAGGAATATACTAAGAGTCAACAATGGCAGTCGGGGAAACCAGCGCGTTTTTGCCACACCGAGTAGCTAACATCTGCTGCTAGCTTAactattcaacaacaacaaaaaaaagagagaaaaaaaagttcaCTTCCTCGGTAAACTGACACGAAATTACCACGCGAGCGTCATCCTTTCACTGCGACCTGGCTCGTTTGAAAACGTGTTCCCAGTCAATCGGTACATCTCACGTCCAGTAGTAAACTGTGTCCCAACTTGTGATCCAAACTAACCAGTCAGTGATGTTAACCAGAACCGCTAGGTAGGATACGCCGACAAACAACTCCACGTTTACGCCATTTAGAGGAGATGTGTTAAGAAATATACAGAACGTGAACAGTTAGTTGCTCTACCAACGGTGACGATAATGACCAGTGGCTGACGACTAGAGAAACGGCTATTTATATgattattaaaaaagaaaagaaaagagagacgCCCTACACATCAACAAATACATCTCTATTAGCAGGAGTTGTACTGGTGAAGGACGTACCTGTACCGCAACTCCTCTGATTGACATGCTTATCGAACGTTTCGGGATGTCAATCAGAGGACGTTTCCAAGTAACGGCAGCTAACGCCAGTCCAACTAGCTAGGCTAACTAACGGTAGCGAGCGATGTGCGGGCCCCAAGTCAATCGCCCCCGTTCCGTCTTGGACTCGGTATAAACCGACAAGGCCTTCGCGAAACGACCTCGGTTACCAACAAAACGTTCATCCCACGTAAAAGCCTTTGCAGCCGGCGGTGTACCGACACCCCTTCCTATTCGCAACAGATAACGTGTACAGACGACAGCAAAAACGAACCCGGTAATGGTGTACGGCGAGCGCCATCCGAGCATCTTGTCCGTCTCTCGCGCCGAGATGCACCTGTTCTGTTCCAGGCGCGAGTTGGTCCGCGGCTGCAGTCAGCTGCATAGCTTCCGACAGACACGGCTAGGGTTAGCACACAGACGCGGAACTAAATCAACCGGGCACGACTGAACAGCTCGCTAAAACGGGTGTTTTCTACGCGTctcgtagaagaagaagaagaaatcccCAAACTAGTTAGTTAGCTCCGTCCGTTCAAAATGTCGAACAACGAGACGCAGAATGAATGGGCTCGGGTACCGCCGGTAGGGATAGCCGCCCTACGCGCAAGCTAACGCCGAAAGCCTGTGTTGTGACAAGAAATAGCCGTTACCAGTCGTGTCACAAATATGGGAGACGTGTGGTAAAATTCGTGAATAAGCTGAGGCGGTGAAGATGACGACGAAGGACGGTGCTGAATAAAGCCCGAGCAGATGTAGTGCAGTGACGGaggaacgcgcacacacacacaaaaaaaccaaaaaaaaactgaccttgttagctagctagctcgagCCGTGGTGTCTCCCCCCCACAAGAAAGCCGCGGCGACTTCCAGAATTCCATTAAACACGCGCTTTCCCACTCACCGCGACGAAAGGCGCGCGGGTACCTTGCAGGTTACAAACTAACCTATTTGATCATAGTTTGCGGAAGGGAACGTGCCCTGTTTAATTAATCTAGACATAGTTCATTGCTCTGTTGTAATTAAACTGATCGCGACACCTCCCTCAACCGCTTCTGTCCTCCTCGCACAGGTCTACAGGTTGGGGCTAATTTGGTGCGCGAGCGTGACTCCGCCTCTTTTTCACCGGCGGAACGCGAGCGGAGACTCCGTCCTTCTCGCTTCCTCCAACGTTTAGCTGCAAATTATTCGTCGCAATTAGCGCGCAGGGGAAGCGCCGCTGTCCTCCATCCTCGGGTGGAATAGTTTACTCTTAGCTGACATCGGTAAATAAAAcgcgagacgggggggggggggactaaggtG
It encodes:
- the LOC130107718 gene encoding LOW QUALITY PROTEIN: dystroglycan 1-like (The sequence of the model RefSeq protein was modified relative to this genomic sequence to represent the inferred CDS: deleted 1 base in 1 codon) — protein: MWPFQLFLDIWWEAQRPITMHCKQRDLSCGDAGGSRLSPGRTIPLVIGLLVALTQGSMPGGQQETLVEMMSVELEASMQSSLLSDFEAAVSTVSEGLPTLISDSPAVTEGVHTGIPDSSAIVGQVFRLRLPTRPANGSCNIRLTELGKKTLPPWLHWDREGCILQGLALEQDKGVYHISVSGEEISGKIGSQVAPSTVFSIEVYPEERADTEPALLALQSDIGGFQPFTCGTEESVTVLTVILDADLTKMAAGQRVNLLGIMRKFSHVPLEHMWVVPVINNRLFDMSAFMAGPGNAKKVVENGALLSWKLGCALDQSNIPDISSVQSPAKDGTMSAKLGYPVVGWHIVNKKPHGVKRVRRHLYNTPTPVPSLPPPATHPEPPVRVVPTPTSPSIAPATDNSAPPVRGLLPLPVKPTIRVRDQIAHTPVLGPPQPTRVLGTTSTIPIQPTMTRPTFVEATALPTPPNTTKRPKTSATKKPKKPKTSTPAPREPKTTTAKPPRRTTPLSLAPDSNQAPEIHNPIDEVIAWVGSYFEVKIPPDTFFDREDGTTDKLRLTLKKTPKEAVNETSWIQFNSTIQLLYGLPDEQHEGKHEYFMLATDKGGRSIMDAFEVRVNRWSTNDKPSVVFAARFQGDPKTLTNDVHKKILLTRKLAYALGDRNSSTVTLRSITKGSIVVEWTNNSLQQSPCPKDQITILSNRISEPQGKPKLSFIKAMEPEFKPINISIRGTNKCQSYSFVPPGEVSLPVPPTATPSPGTGRRSSDDVYLHTVIPAVVVAALLLIAGVIAMVCYRKKRRGKMTIEEQATFIKKGVPIIFADELDDSKSPPSSSIPLILQEEKPPLPPPEYPNMAGPHSTLLNQDLLEEYSIYQDEDPNAPPYQPPPPFTVPIEGKGSRPKNMTAYRSPPPYVPP